One Pyrococcus furiosus DSM 3638 genomic region harbors:
- a CDS encoding HNH endonuclease, which produces MESIKQAFEDFLDELSKNPIEVVIDFSFKKIVESNEEKIRREIIQGFTRPFGVISRIQEKVRDAIMKEIEEEIEKEQASTPEHLRKVVLERNNYRCSVCGYGYLEVHHVDGNILNNTLDNLVTLCRRCHRKVHYHPSFHTTPEDMDKCIRSFHHEFYSTIYEIMKNKKGNIRISIKFDQLGVKGVKISRAQFKRINGLFNHEVINDGIFKQWEREIKNYLSRLEWEQQKEIYRNVYFLLECILPKDSFEAFVNLARKGKFDRRTLREAKKVLKNSIK; this is translated from the coding sequence ATGGAAAGCATTAAACAAGCTTTCGAGGATTTCCTCGATGAACTTTCTAAAAATCCTATTGAAGTTGTTATAGATTTCAGTTTCAAAAAAATTGTAGAGAGTAATGAAGAAAAAATCCGAAGAGAGATTATACAGGGATTTACTCGTCCTTTTGGTGTTATATCAAGGATCCAAGAGAAAGTTAGGGATGCAATAATGAAGGAAATCGAGGAGGAAATAGAAAAAGAGCAAGCAAGTACTCCTGAACATCTCCGAAAGGTTGTTCTTGAAAGAAATAATTATAGATGTTCAGTGTGCGGATACGGATATTTAGAGGTTCACCATGTGGATGGAAATATTCTAAATAACACCTTGGATAATTTAGTAACCCTCTGTAGAAGGTGTCATCGTAAAGTCCATTATCATCCAAGTTTTCATACAACACCGGAGGATATGGACAAATGTATTAGAAGTTTTCATCATGAGTTTTATAGTACGATCTATGAAATAATGAAGAACAAAAAGGGAAACATTAGAATAAGCATTAAATTCGATCAACTAGGTGTTAAAGGTGTAAAAATTAGTAGAGCTCAATTTAAAAGAATTAATGGGCTCTTTAATCATGAAGTCATAAATGATGGTATTTTTAAGCAGTGGGAAAGAGAAATTAAGAATTATTTAAGCCGACTTGAATGGGAACAGCAAAAAGAAATATATAGAAATGTATACTTCTTGCTAGAATGTATTTTGCCTAAAGATTCATTTGAAGCGTTTGTTAACCTTGCAAGGAAAGGAAAATTTGATAGAAGAACATTAAGGGAAGCAAAGAAAGTACTAAAGAACTCAATTAAATAA
- a CDS encoding family 4A encapsulin nanocompartment shell protein, whose amino-acid sequence MSTRGDLIRILGEIEEKMNELKMDGFNPDIILFGREAYNFLSNLLKKEMEEEGPFTHVSNIKIEILEELGGDAVVIDSKVLGLVPGAAKRIKIIK is encoded by the coding sequence ATGAGCACCAGGGGAGACTTGATCAGAATTTTAGGTGAGATAGAGGAAAAGATGAACGAACTGAAAATGGATGGCTTTAACCCTGACATAATCCTTTTTGGCAGAGAGGCTTATAACTTTCTTTCAAATCTCTTAAAAAAGGAAATGGAAGAGGAAGGGCCTTTTACGCATGTCTCTAATATCAAGATAGAAATTCTTGAGGAATTAGGAGGAGACGCAGTTGTTATAGATTCAAAAGTCCTAGGCCTAGTTCCTGGGGCCGCAAAGAGAATCAAAATTATTAAGTAG
- a CDS encoding IS6-like element ISPfu5 family transposase, producing MRTETIIYLLVSVLKTFRRNKIPAKKKTRAINLYLHGLSYRQVGTILEISHTTVWETVQKFAKAVYQPKILAVKKQRNFIAIDETVIKINGQKRFLWAAIDVESKEILAVWITSVRNWWIARDFILVVLKSCEGQPIFLVDKGPWYKSAFKSLGLDYLHVTFGPRNCVERWFRTVKERTKRFWNNFRARDWRRVHRFVFLFSFWYNFVRIHSRFGGPPGDVTEWLQEVIPQLS from the coding sequence ATGAGGACTGAAACCATTATCTACTTACTGGTTTCAGTCTTAAAAACCTTTCGCCGGAACAAAATCCCAGCAAAAAAGAAAACCAGGGCAATAAACCTGTACCTGCACGGACTAAGTTACAGACAGGTAGGAACAATCCTCGAAATCAGCCACACAACAGTCTGGGAAACAGTCCAAAAATTCGCGAAAGCAGTTTACCAGCCGAAAATCCTCGCAGTCAAAAAACAGAGAAACTTCATCGCAATTGACGAGACAGTGATAAAGATCAACGGCCAGAAGAGATTTCTCTGGGCTGCAATCGACGTTGAGAGCAAAGAAATCCTAGCAGTATGGATTACAAGCGTTAGGAACTGGTGGATTGCCAGGGACTTCATTCTAGTTGTTTTGAAATCCTGCGAGGGACAGCCAATTTTCCTGGTTGACAAAGGGCCGTGGTATAAATCAGCGTTTAAATCTCTCGGGCTGGATTATCTGCATGTGACTTTCGGGCCGAGGAACTGTGTTGAGCGCTGGTTTAGGACTGTTAAAGAGAGAACAAAGCGTTTCTGGAATAACTTCAGGGCTAGAGACTGGAGGAGGGTTCACAGGTTTGTTTTTCTGTTTTCATTCTGGTATAATTTTGTTAGAATTCATTCTCGGTTTGGTGGACCGCCTGGTGATGTGACTGAATGGCTTCAAGAGGTGATACCCCAGTTATCCTGA
- the hydA gene encoding NADPH-dependent hydrogenase/sulfhydrogenase 1 subunit alpha, translating to MKNLYLPITIDHIARVEGKGGVEIIIGDDGVKEVKLNIIEGPRFFEAITIGKKLEEALAIYPRICSFCSAAHKLTALEAAEKAVGFVPREEIQALREVLYIGDMIESHALHLYLLVLPDYRGYSSPLKMVNEYKREIEIALKLKNLGTWMMDILGSRAIHQENAVLGGFGKLPEKSVLEKMKAELREALPLAEYTFELFAKLEQYSEVEGPITHLAVKPRGDAYGIYGDYIKASDGEEFPSEKYRDYIKEFVVEHSFAKHSHYKGRPFMVGAISRVINNADLLYGKAKELYEANKDLLKGTNPFANNLAQALEIVYFIERAIDLLDEALAKWPIKPRDEVEIKDGFGVSTTEAPRGILVYALKVENGRVSYADIITPTAFNLAMMEEHVRMMAEKHYNDDPERLKILAEMVVRAYDPCISCSVHVVRL from the coding sequence ATGAAGAACCTCTATCTTCCAATCACCATTGATCATATAGCAAGAGTTGAGGGGAAGGGTGGTGTGGAGATAATAATTGGGGATGATGGAGTCAAGGAGGTCAAGCTAAACATAATTGAAGGGCCCAGATTCTTTGAGGCCATAACTATTGGGAAGAAGCTTGAGGAAGCTCTGGCCATTTACCCGAGAATATGCTCATTCTGTTCAGCCGCCCACAAGTTAACCGCATTAGAGGCTGCAGAAAAGGCCGTCGGTTTTGTCCCAAGGGAAGAGATACAGGCCCTTAGAGAAGTACTATACATCGGAGACATGATAGAGAGTCATGCCCTTCACCTATATCTTCTAGTTCTTCCCGACTACAGGGGCTACTCGAGCCCACTTAAGATGGTGAATGAATACAAGAGGGAGATAGAGATAGCCCTTAAGCTGAAGAACCTTGGCACCTGGATGATGGACATTCTAGGGTCAAGAGCCATACACCAAGAAAATGCGGTTTTGGGCGGATTCGGAAAGCTCCCTGAGAAGAGTGTCCTTGAGAAAATGAAAGCCGAGCTTAGGGAAGCCCTACCACTTGCCGAGTATACTTTTGAGTTATTTGCAAAGCTTGAGCAGTACAGCGAAGTTGAAGGGCCAATAACACACTTGGCCGTGAAGCCGAGGGGAGATGCTTATGGAATTTATGGAGATTACATAAAGGCAAGTGATGGGGAGGAGTTCCCAAGTGAAAAGTACAGAGATTATATAAAGGAGTTCGTCGTTGAACACAGTTTTGCAAAGCACAGTCACTACAAGGGCAGACCCTTCATGGTTGGGGCTATATCTAGAGTTATTAACAATGCTGACCTCCTATACGGCAAGGCCAAGGAGCTGTATGAGGCAAACAAAGACCTATTAAAGGGAACAAATCCGTTTGCAAATAACTTAGCCCAGGCCCTCGAAATAGTTTACTTTATAGAGAGGGCAATAGATCTGCTCGACGAGGCTCTCGCCAAGTGGCCAATTAAGCCCAGGGATGAAGTTGAGATAAAGGACGGCTTTGGTGTCTCAACGACTGAGGCTCCAAGGGGAATCTTAGTCTATGCCCTCAAAGTTGAGAATGGAAGGGTTTCTTATGCCGACATAATAACACCTACAGCATTCAACTTGGCAATGATGGAAGAACATGTAAGAATGATGGCAGAAAAGCACTACAATGACGATCCAGAAAGGTTAAAGATACTGGCTGAGATGGTTGTTAGGGCTTATGATCCATGCATATCTTGCTCAGTCCACGTGGTTAGACTTTAA
- the hydB gene encoding NADPH-dependent hydrogenase/sulfhydrogenase 1 subunit beta, with protein sequence MRYVKLPKENTYEFLERLKDWGKLYAPVKISDKFYDFREIDDVRKIEFHYNRTIMPPKKFFFKPREKLFEFDISKPEYREVIEEVEPFIIFGVHACDIYGLKILDTVYLDEFPDKYYKVRREKGIIIGISCMPDEYCFCNLRETDFADDGFDLFFHELPDGWLVRVGTPTGHRLVDKNIKLFEEVTDKDICAFRDFEKRRQQAFKYHEDWGNLRYLLELEMEHPMWDEEADKCLACGICNTTCPTCRCYEVQDIVNLDGVTGYRERRWDSCQFRSHGLVAGGHNFRPTKKDRFRNRYLCKNAYNEKLGLSYCVGCGRCTAFCPANISFVGNLRRILGLEENKCPPTVSEEIPKRGFAYSSNIRGDGV encoded by the coding sequence GTGAGGTATGTTAAGTTACCCAAGGAAAACACTTACGAGTTTTTGGAAAGACTTAAAGACTGGGGGAAGCTTTACGCTCCAGTAAAAATTTCGGACAAGTTCTATGACTTCAGGGAGATTGATGATGTTAGAAAGATAGAATTCCACTACAACAGGACAATAATGCCACCTAAGAAGTTCTTCTTCAAGCCGAGGGAAAAGCTCTTTGAGTTCGACATTTCAAAACCAGAATACAGGGAGGTAATAGAGGAAGTTGAACCATTTATTATATTTGGAGTCCACGCGTGTGACATATATGGCCTAAAGATCCTAGACACGGTATACCTTGATGAGTTCCCCGACAAGTACTACAAGGTGAGGAGAGAGAAGGGGATAATCATTGGAATAAGCTGTATGCCAGATGAATATTGCTTCTGTAACTTAAGAGAAACAGACTTCGCTGATGATGGTTTTGACTTGTTCTTCCATGAACTGCCCGATGGATGGTTGGTAAGGGTTGGCACTCCAACTGGGCACAGGCTTGTTGACAAGAACATAAAGCTCTTTGAAGAGGTAACGGACAAGGATATCTGTGCATTTAGAGATTTTGAAAAGAGGAGACAGCAAGCATTCAAATACCACGAAGACTGGGGCAACTTGAGGTATCTTCTCGAGTTGGAAATGGAACATCCAATGTGGGATGAGGAGGCAGATAAGTGCTTGGCTTGTGGAATATGTAACACCACATGCCCAACGTGTAGATGCTATGAAGTTCAGGATATTGTAAACCTAGATGGAGTTACTGGATACAGGGAAAGAAGATGGGATTCTTGTCAGTTCAGAAGTCATGGCTTAGTTGCTGGGGGCCACAACTTCAGGCCCACAAAGAAGGATCGCTTTAGGAACAGATACCTCTGTAAGAACGCATATAACGAAAAGCTTGGATTAAGCTACTGTGTCGGTTGTGGAAGGTGTACTGCATTCTGTCCAGCCAATATAAGTTTTGTAGGCAATCTTAGAAGGATTTTAGGACTTGAGGAGAACAAATGTCCCCCAACGGTTAGTGAGGAGATTCCAAAGAGAGGATTTGCATATTCCTCTAACATTAGAGGTGATGGAGTATGA
- the hydG gene encoding NADPH-dependent hydrogenase/sulfhydrogenase 1 subunit gamma, whose translation MMLPKEIMMPNDNPYALHRVKVLKVYSLTETEKLFLFRFEDPELAEKWTFKPGQFVQLTIPGVGEVPISICSSPMRKGFFELCIRKAGRVTTVVHRLKPGDTVLVRGPYGNGFPVDEWEGMDLLLIAAGLGTAPLRSVFLYAMDNRWKYGNITFINTARYGKDLLFYKELEAMKDLAEAENVKIIQSVTRDPNWPGLKGRPQQFIVEANTNPKNTAVAICGPPRMYKSVFEALINYGYRPENIFVTLERRMKCGIGKCGHCNVGTSTSWKYICKDGPVFTYFDIVSTPGLLD comes from the coding sequence ATGATGTTGCCAAAAGAGATTATGATGCCAAATGATAATCCGTATGCCCTTCATAGAGTCAAAGTTCTAAAGGTTTACTCCTTGACGGAAACGGAAAAGCTTTTCCTCTTTAGATTTGAGGATCCCGAGTTGGCAGAGAAGTGGACGTTCAAACCTGGACAGTTTGTCCAGCTGACGATACCTGGAGTTGGAGAGGTTCCCATAAGTATATGCTCTTCTCCAATGAGGAAAGGATTCTTTGAGCTCTGTATAAGAAAGGCAGGAAGGGTCACAACTGTTGTCCATAGACTAAAGCCTGGCGATACTGTTCTTGTGAGAGGGCCTTACGGTAATGGATTCCCAGTGGATGAGTGGGAAGGAATGGATCTACTATTAATAGCTGCTGGCCTTGGAACTGCACCTCTTAGGAGCGTCTTTCTCTATGCAATGGACAACAGGTGGAAGTATGGAAACATTACCTTCATAAACACCGCACGTTATGGGAAGGATCTCCTCTTCTACAAGGAGCTGGAGGCAATGAAAGACCTAGCTGAGGCTGAAAACGTGAAAATCATCCAGAGCGTCACTAGGGATCCAAACTGGCCGGGCCTAAAGGGTAGGCCACAGCAGTTCATCGTTGAGGCCAACACAAATCCAAAGAACACTGCAGTTGCAATCTGTGGGCCTCCTAGAATGTATAAGTCAGTGTTTGAGGCCCTCATCAACTACGGTTATCGCCCAGAGAACATCTTCGTGACATTGGAGAGAAGAATGAAATGTGGAATCGGGAAGTGCGGCCACTGCAACGTCGGAACGAGCACGAGCTGGAAGTACATCTGTAAAGATGGACCAGTCTTCACGTACTTCGACATAGTTTCAACCCCAGGACTGCTGGACTGA
- the leuS gene encoding leucine--tRNA ligase: MPELNFKAIEEKWQKRWLEAKIFEPNIKDKPKEKKFYITVAFPYLSGHLHVGHARTYTIPDVIARFKRMQGYNVLFPMAWHITGSPIVGIAERIKNRDPQTIWIYRDVYKVPEDILWTFEDPVNIVKYFMKAAKETFIRAGFSVDWSREFYTTSLFPPFSKFIEWQFWKLKEKGYIVKGTHRVRWDPVVGTPLGDHDLMDGEDVPILEYILIKFELKEGEETVYLPAATLRPETVYGVTNMWLNPEATYVKAKVKKGDKVETWIISKEAAYKLSFQDREIEVVEEFKGEKLIGKFVRNPVTGDEVIILPAEFVDPDNATGVVMSVPAHAPFDHVALEDLKKQTDILLKYDIDPRIVENITYISLIKLEGYGEFPAVEEVQKLGVKSQKDKDKLEQATKTIYRAEYHKGIFKIPPYEGKPVSEVKELIAKDLMEKGIGEIMYEFAEKNVISRFGNRAVIKIIHDQWFIDYGNPEWKEKAREALKRMKILPESRRAQFEAIIEWLDKKACARKVGLGTPLPWDPDWVIESLSDSTIYMAYYTISRHINKLREEGKLDPEKLTPEFFDYIFLEEFDEKKEKELEEKTGISAEIIHEMKEEFEYWYPLDWRCSAKDLIPNHLTFFIFNHVAIFPEKHWPKGIAVNGFGTLEGQKMSKSKGNVLNFIDAIEENGADVVRLYIMSLAEHDSDFDWRRKEVGRLRKQIERFYELISQFAEYEARENVELKDIDKWMLHRLNKAIKGTTDALEEFRTRTAVQWAFYTIMNDLRWYLRRTEGRDDEAKRYVLRTLADIWVRLMAPFTPHICEELWEKLGGEGFVSLAKWPDPVEEWWNETIEAEEEYVKSVMEDIKEIIEVAKIENARRAYIYTAEDWKWKVVEVVAEKRDFKAAMSELMKDQELRKRGKEIAKIVERLIKDRAFEVKRIDEEKVLREAKDFIEKELGIEIIINPSEDKGGKKKQAMPLKPAIFIE; this comes from the coding sequence ATGCCTGAGCTAAACTTCAAGGCTATTGAGGAGAAGTGGCAGAAAAGGTGGCTTGAGGCTAAGATTTTCGAACCAAACATAAAGGATAAGCCAAAGGAGAAGAAGTTCTACATTACAGTGGCATTCCCCTACCTGTCAGGACACCTACACGTGGGCCACGCAAGGACTTATACGATTCCAGATGTGATAGCTAGGTTCAAGAGGATGCAGGGATACAACGTCCTATTCCCAATGGCATGGCACATTACAGGTTCTCCAATAGTTGGAATCGCTGAAAGGATAAAGAACAGGGATCCCCAAACAATTTGGATATACAGGGATGTATACAAGGTTCCAGAAGATATACTATGGACATTTGAGGATCCAGTGAACATTGTAAAGTACTTCATGAAAGCAGCAAAAGAGACTTTCATAAGGGCAGGCTTCAGTGTGGATTGGAGTAGGGAATTCTACACAACCTCCCTCTTCCCACCGTTCAGCAAGTTCATCGAGTGGCAGTTCTGGAAGCTGAAGGAGAAGGGATACATTGTAAAAGGAACTCATAGAGTGAGATGGGATCCAGTAGTGGGGACACCGCTGGGTGATCACGACCTAATGGATGGAGAAGACGTTCCAATTCTTGAGTACATTCTGATAAAATTCGAGCTAAAAGAAGGAGAAGAAACAGTTTATCTTCCCGCGGCAACTCTGAGGCCTGAGACTGTCTATGGAGTAACGAACATGTGGCTAAACCCTGAGGCCACTTACGTCAAGGCGAAGGTGAAGAAGGGAGATAAAGTTGAAACTTGGATAATCAGCAAAGAGGCAGCCTACAAGCTTTCGTTCCAAGATAGAGAAATTGAAGTTGTTGAGGAATTTAAAGGAGAAAAGCTAATTGGAAAGTTCGTTAGAAATCCAGTAACAGGGGATGAAGTCATAATTCTGCCAGCAGAGTTTGTCGATCCTGATAATGCCACTGGTGTAGTGATGAGCGTTCCTGCTCATGCTCCATTTGATCATGTAGCATTGGAAGATCTAAAGAAGCAAACCGACATTCTGCTAAAATATGATATAGACCCCAGGATAGTTGAGAACATAACCTACATTTCCCTAATAAAATTGGAGGGTTATGGGGAATTCCCAGCGGTTGAAGAGGTTCAAAAGCTGGGAGTGAAGAGTCAGAAGGATAAGGATAAGCTGGAGCAAGCTACTAAGACAATTTACAGGGCTGAGTATCACAAGGGAATATTCAAGATACCTCCATATGAAGGAAAGCCAGTTTCTGAGGTAAAGGAGTTGATAGCTAAGGATCTAATGGAGAAGGGAATTGGGGAGATAATGTACGAGTTCGCCGAGAAGAACGTCATTTCAAGGTTTGGAAACAGGGCAGTGATAAAGATAATTCATGACCAGTGGTTCATTGACTATGGAAATCCTGAATGGAAAGAAAAGGCGAGGGAAGCTCTGAAGAGAATGAAAATTCTTCCAGAAAGCAGAAGGGCTCAGTTTGAGGCCATAATAGAGTGGTTGGACAAGAAGGCATGTGCAAGAAAAGTTGGTCTTGGAACTCCTCTACCCTGGGATCCTGATTGGGTAATTGAGAGTCTAAGCGATTCAACTATCTATATGGCATATTACACCATCAGCAGGCACATAAACAAGCTCAGAGAGGAAGGAAAGCTAGATCCAGAAAAGCTAACGCCAGAATTCTTCGACTACATATTCCTTGAGGAGTTTGACGAAAAGAAAGAGAAGGAACTAGAGGAGAAGACAGGAATCTCAGCAGAGATTATTCATGAGATGAAGGAGGAGTTCGAATACTGGTATCCACTTGACTGGCGTTGCTCAGCTAAGGATCTAATTCCCAACCACCTAACGTTCTTCATATTCAACCATGTGGCAATATTCCCCGAGAAGCACTGGCCAAAGGGAATAGCAGTGAATGGCTTTGGAACCCTAGAGGGGCAAAAGATGAGCAAGAGCAAGGGTAATGTGCTCAACTTCATAGATGCAATTGAGGAAAATGGAGCAGATGTAGTTAGGCTTTACATAATGAGTTTAGCCGAGCATGACAGCGACTTCGACTGGAGGAGGAAGGAGGTAGGAAGGCTAAGAAAACAGATTGAAAGATTTTACGAGCTAATAAGTCAGTTTGCTGAGTATGAAGCTAGGGAGAACGTTGAGCTTAAGGATATAGACAAGTGGATGCTCCACAGATTGAACAAGGCCATAAAAGGAACAACCGATGCTCTTGAAGAGTTCAGGACGAGGACAGCTGTTCAGTGGGCCTTCTACACCATAATGAATGACTTGAGATGGTATCTAAGAAGGACAGAAGGAAGGGACGATGAAGCTAAGAGGTACGTGCTCAGAACTCTTGCGGATATATGGGTTAGGTTGATGGCCCCATTTACTCCACACATCTGTGAAGAGCTCTGGGAGAAGCTTGGTGGGGAAGGGTTCGTCAGCCTAGCAAAGTGGCCAGATCCAGTTGAAGAGTGGTGGAACGAGACTATAGAGGCCGAAGAGGAGTACGTAAAGAGCGTTATGGAGGATATAAAGGAGATAATTGAAGTGGCCAAGATAGAAAATGCTAGGAGGGCATACATATACACCGCTGAAGATTGGAAGTGGAAGGTAGTGGAAGTTGTGGCAGAGAAGAGGGACTTCAAGGCGGCAATGTCAGAATTAATGAAGGATCAAGAGCTGAGAAAGCGTGGAAAGGAAATTGCAAAGATCGTGGAAAGGCTAATAAAGGATAGAGCCTTTGAAGTTAAGAGAATTGATGAAGAGAAAGTTCTGAGGGAAGCAAAGGACTTTATAGAGAAAGAGCTTGGAATTGAGATCATAATAAACCCAAGTGAAGATAAGGGTGGAAAGAAGAAGCAGGCAATGCCCTTGAAGCCTGCGATCTTTATTGAGTGA
- a CDS encoding ABC transporter ATP-binding protein, with protein MKLEIRDLSVGYDKPVLERITMTIEKGNVVNFHGPNGIGKTTLLKTISTYLKPLKGEIIYNGVPITKVKGKIFFLPEEIIVPRKISVEDYLKAVASLYGVKVNKNEIMDALESVEVLDLKKKLGELSQGTIRRVQLASTLLVNAEIYVLDDPVVAIDEDSKHKVLKSILEILKEKGIVIISSREELSYCDVNENLHKYSTKIDKKD; from the coding sequence ATGAAACTTGAGATTAGAGATCTTAGTGTTGGTTATGATAAACCAGTTCTCGAAAGAATAACAATGACCATAGAGAAAGGTAATGTCGTGAACTTCCACGGTCCAAATGGGATAGGAAAAACCACACTTTTAAAAACAATATCAACATATTTGAAACCCCTCAAGGGAGAAATAATTTATAATGGAGTCCCTATAACAAAAGTTAAGGGCAAAATATTTTTCCTTCCTGAAGAAATAATCGTGCCCAGGAAAATAAGTGTTGAGGATTATTTAAAAGCAGTGGCCAGTCTTTATGGAGTTAAAGTTAATAAAAATGAAATTATGGATGCACTTGAATCCGTGGAGGTCTTGGATTTAAAGAAGAAGCTGGGAGAGCTTTCCCAGGGAACAATTAGAAGAGTTCAATTGGCATCCACCTTGCTAGTGAATGCCGAGATTTATGTTCTTGACGATCCAGTTGTTGCCATTGATGAGGACTCAAAACATAAAGTCCTAAAGTCTATCCTCGAAATTCTCAAAGAGAAGGGCATTGTTATCATCTCCTCAAGAGAAGAGCTCTCCTATTGTGATGTGAATGAGAATCTCCACAAGTACTCAACAAAAATAGATAAAAAGGATTAA
- a CDS encoding DUF4855 domain-containing protein, with amino-acid sequence MVIFVSRIALWWIRWNDTLGGYESRMTLDGRSPGTYYDEVHLFRERGFDRVVFLGGEGRGINYTGNGFEDARYLALWIRTHITSIDYYITIPFSYGSGGLRDNPANGFKNSYWREWIDGVLGVDDDNRLGFYWSYESCLQTTSYDEAHVTEEFIQEMSDYIHSHGLELIWIPTIGNRTMEQVKTFCAIPTLAKYFDNVFVQPHYYQTTKLSDGSDYTFQELVRRVEWMKDEGLSIEMEADNSIIGEKSNCAYCKSVQGWWQNDSFHEKVGCDVEPTPETEEKCIDRACDYYKAIMKVSTSAFSTRAYYFGTDFKVVDKVKSKCPGW; translated from the coding sequence TTGGTGATTTTCGTGTCGAGGATTGCCTTGTGGTGGATAAGGTGGAATGATACTCTGGGTGGTTATGAGTCTAGGATGACTCTTGATGGGAGGAGTCCAGGAACGTATTATGATGAGGTTCACTTGTTTAGGGAGAGGGGTTTTGATAGGGTAGTCTTCCTAGGTGGGGAGGGAAGGGGGATCAATTACACTGGGAATGGGTTTGAGGATGCTCGTTACCTAGCATTGTGGATTAGGACTCACATCACCTCAATAGATTATTACATTACAATACCATTCTCCTATGGTAGTGGTGGGCTTAGGGATAACCCTGCCAATGGCTTCAAAAACTCTTACTGGAGGGAATGGATTGACGGAGTTCTCGGGGTTGATGATGATAACAGACTCGGCTTCTACTGGAGCTACGAAAGCTGCCTCCAGACCACATCTTATGATGAAGCACATGTCACTGAAGAGTTCATTCAAGAGATGAGTGATTATATTCACAGTCATGGGCTCGAATTAATTTGGATTCCAACGATTGGAAATAGGACTATGGAGCAGGTGAAGACTTTTTGTGCTATCCCCACTCTTGCTAAGTACTTTGACAATGTCTTTGTTCAGCCTCATTATTATCAGACTACCAAGCTAAGTGATGGTAGTGACTACACCTTCCAAGAGCTTGTTCGCCGTGTAGAGTGGATGAAAGATGAGGGGTTGTCAATCGAGATGGAAGCTGATAATAGTATAATTGGAGAGAAAAGTAATTGTGCGTATTGTAAAAGCGTCCAAGGATGGTGGCAGAATGATTCTTTCCACGAAAAGGTTGGATGTGATGTAGAACCCACTCCAGAAACTGAAGAGAAATGCATTGATCGTGCCTGCGATTACTATAAGGCAATCATGAAAGTTAGCACTAGTGCCTTCTCAACCAGAGCATACTACTTTGGCACTGACTTTAAAGTAGTTGACAAGGTGAAGTCAAAATGCCCAGGTTGGTGA
- the hydD gene encoding NADPH-dependent hydrogenase/sulfhydrogenase 1 subunit delta: MGKVRIGFYALTSCYGCQLQLAMMDELLQLIPNAEIVCWFMIDRDSIEDEKVDIAFIEGSVSTEEEVELVKKIRENAKIVVAVGACAVQGGVQSWSEKPLEELWKKVYGDAKVKFQPKKAEPVSKYIKVDYNIYGCPPEKKDFLYALGTFLIGSWPEDIDYPVCLECRLNGHPCILLEKGEPCLGPVTRAGCNARCPGFGVACIGCRGAIGYDVAWFDSLAKVFKEKGMTKEEIIERMKMFNGHDERVEKMVEKIFSGGEQ, encoded by the coding sequence ATGGGAAAAGTTAGGATTGGATTTTACGCATTAACCTCGTGCTACGGCTGTCAATTGCAGCTAGCTATGATGGACGAGTTATTACAACTTATCCCAAATGCTGAAATAGTTTGCTGGTTCATGATTGATAGAGATAGCATTGAGGATGAAAAGGTCGACATAGCTTTTATAGAAGGAAGCGTTTCAACTGAGGAAGAAGTTGAACTCGTGAAAAAAATTAGGGAGAATGCAAAGATCGTCGTTGCGGTTGGAGCTTGTGCTGTTCAAGGAGGAGTTCAGAGCTGGAGTGAAAAGCCATTAGAAGAGCTCTGGAAGAAGGTTTATGGAGACGCAAAAGTCAAGTTCCAACCGAAGAAGGCTGAACCAGTTTCAAAATACATAAAAGTTGACTACAACATCTACGGTTGCCCACCAGAGAAGAAGGACTTCCTCTACGCCCTGGGAACATTCTTGATTGGTTCATGGCCAGAGGATATAGATTATCCAGTTTGTCTAGAATGTAGGCTCAATGGACATCCATGTATCCTTCTTGAGAAAGGAGAACCCTGTCTAGGTCCAGTAACAAGGGCAGGATGTAACGCGAGATGTCCAGGATTTGGAGTTGCGTGTATAGGATGCAGAGGGGCAATAGGGTACGATGTAGCTTGGTTCGACTCTCTAGCTAAGGTGTTCAAGGAGAAGGGGATGACAAAAGAGGAGATAATTGAGAGAATGAAAATGTTCAATGGACATGATGAGAGGGTTGAGAAAATGGTTGAAAAAATATTCTCAGGTGGTGAACAATGA